The genomic segment TCATGGCATAAGCGCAGACGCTGTGGAGCGGACCGCCAATCTTCCTCTCTCTCGCGATCTTACAGCAGCGGATGACGTCGATCGCGACGCCGCCGCTGTTCGGGGAGTCTTCCACTGAAAGCCTGAGCTCGATGTTCAGGGGCACGGCGGCAAATCCTCTCCCCTCCATGCGGAGGAAGCAGACCTTGTTATCTTTTTGCCAGGGCACGTAATCCGAGGGGCCGATGTGAATATTGTCCGGTTCCAGCGGCGTCCGGAGCTGTGACTGGACGGCGTCGGTTTTGGAGATGCGCTTTGATTTTAATCGGTCGTGATTGAGCATATTGAGAAAATCCGTGTTCCCGCCCGTGTTGAGCTGGTAGGTCCGGTCGAGCTTTACCCCGCGGTCCTCGAAGAGCTTCGTGAGCGTCCTGTGGACAATGGTCGCGCCCACCTGCGCTTTGATATCGTCACCGGCGATCGGTATCCCCCGATCGTGAAACTCCTTGGCCCACGCGGGGTCGGAGACAATAAAAACCGGCATGCAGTTGATGAAACTCACCCCCGTGTTGAGGCAGCAGCGGGCATAGAACTCGGTGGCCTTCTGGGCGCCGACGGGGAGATAGTTGAGGAGTATCTCTGCGCCGCTTTCCCTGATGAGCTTTTCCACATCGCAGGGCTTGGCATCAGAGGGGAGAAAAATTTTGTCCTCGTCATATTCCCTCATATGGGGGGAGAGGCCGTCGAGGAGAGGGCCGGCCTGGACGATGACCCTGCTCGGGGGCATGTCCGGGATGATCGTTTTTGTGCAGTTCGGCTTGGCGAAAATCGCCTCGTGGAGCGGTTGGCCGACCTTGCGCCTATCGATGTCAATTGCGGCGACCACCTCGATGTCCTTTGGCGTGTAGCCATGGATTTCCCAGTGCATGAGCCCCAGCGCGGTATCGTGTGCGGCATCGCTATTCCGACGGTAATACTCAATCCCCTGAATGAGAGAGCTCGCGCAGTTGCCCACACCGGCGATAGCGATTCGTATCGTGTTCGTCAAAAGAGAGGTCTCCTTTCCGCAGAGCCCCAGTATACAACGCCGGAATATATCCCGCAATAAAATTATGATGCCATATGGGCGTTTTGCGCTGGTCTTTGTAAATATGAGTTGTTAAAATAGCCCACTTTCCCCTCTGCTCTATGTGTGAGGGGGGCTACGACGTTACGCAGGCGCGACTTTTAATGTGAGGTGTGTGATGCCGGTTATCGTGACTGAACACCCGCTCATCAGCGATTGTCTCGCTCACCTACGGAACCGTCGTACCGGCCCTTTGGAATTCCGCCAGTACCTCAGGCGCGCGGCACTGCTGCTCATCTGCGAAACGGTCAGGGATTTCCCTTTGAAGCGGGCAAGGATAACGACGCCGCTCGGCCGGATCAGGGGCGAAGTGCTCGCAGACCCTCGCGTGGTGGCGGTGCCGATACTGAGGGCCGGCCTCGGAATGCTCGGGGCTCTCCTCGACCTCTTCCCGGATGCAATCGTGGGCATGATCGGTCTCCGTAGGGATGAGAAGACATTCAGCCCCCGTGAGTATTACCATTCCCTGCCGGAGAATCTTTCAGGGGAGACAGCGATCATTCTCGATCCGATGCTCGCCACCGGCGGGTCTTTGCTCGCGGCGATCGCCCTGCTGAAAAAGAAAAAGGCGGGAGATATTCGTGCGGTCACACTCGTTGCCGCACCGGAGGGCGTGAGGCGTGTGGAGCGGCGTTATCCCGAGGTCAGGGTGCACACGGCGTCTATTGACGCGCGGCTCAACAAGAATGCCTATATCGTTCCCGGCATTGGCGACGCAGGCGACCGCATCTTCGGAACGGACAAATACTGTGTTGCACCACGGAGACACAAAGAACACGGAGAATAGCTTTCCCGGCAAGGAATAATAATGGATACACGCTCCCTCTCGTTATCTCTTTCGCTCTGTGTAAAAAGTCAAGCCGGTTATGTTGTTGTGTTTCCTGTCCTCCTCCCCGTACTACAAGTGTGCAAAACTTTTTTAATTTGAGAAAGTTTTTCGCTTGGTATTCGTAACTTTCTTTACCGTAGAATGTTGTGTTCAGTGAATTCAGTGTCCCTGCCCGCCGGCAGGCAGGTTCAGTGGTAAAAATTGGTTGCGGCCAACGGGCGCGCTGTGTCTCCGTGGTGAAATGCGAGTTATGTTATCTGCAATTGTTCTTGCGGCGGGAGAATCGAAAAGGATGGGGCGCCCCAAAGCGATTCTGGAATTTGGGGCGAGCACGTTCCTCGAGACGATCTGCGCCCGGCTCCGGGAGGCGCGGATGGATGAGGTGATCGTGGTGCTGGGCGCTCACGCCGATGAGGTGATGAGCGCAGTGCGCCTCCCACGGGCGAGGGTTGTAATCAACAGAGAATTCAGTCGGGGCCAGCTCTCATCCCTTCAGTGCGGGTTGGGGGGGGTTGATGAGCGTTCTGCGGGCGCGCTCGTGGCGCTTGTGGATCACCCCCTCGTCGCACCGTCCACATACCGGGGCTTGAGAGCGGCGTGGGAGAGTTCGCCGGAGAAGATAGCCGTCACGCGGTTCATGGGGAGGGGAGGGCACCCGATTATTTTTCCGCGCGCGCTTTTCAGCGAGCTCATGGAGGCCCCGCCGGAGGTGGGGGCGCGCGCCGTCCTGATGAGGGATGCAGGTCGCGTGAGGTGGATCGGGTTTGACGATCCGGGCATTGTCGCCGATATTGACAGTCCGGAAGACTACAAAAAATTCGTTAAAATTGTTTAAGTCGTTTAAATCGTTAAAATCGCCAGACGTTATGGAAGGGGTGGGGGTAAAACATGGATGACGAACTGGATCTGTTCGAGAAGCTCGTCGAGGCGAAGAGGCGAGGCCGGAGCGTTGCGCTCGCGACCGTCGTCGCCACGCACAAGTCTTCTCCCCGCAAGGCGGGTGCGAGGATGCTCGTCTACGCTGACGGATCGATTGCGGGAACGATCGGGGGGGGCGTGCTCGAGGCGCTTGTGATCGGAGAGGCGAAGAAGGCCATCGCGGATGGCCGACCCATTAAAGTGGCGTACAGCCTCGATCCCCAAAACCCCGACAACATCACCATGTGTTGCGGCGGGGAGATAGAGATTTTCATTGATGTGATTCGTGCTCATGCACCGCTGGTGATTTTCGGCGGAGGGCATGTTGGGGAGAAGATCGCCCGCCTCGCGGAGCTCATCGGGATCCCCTATATAATTGCCGACGACCGAAAAGAGTACGCAAATCGGGAGCGCTTCCCTTCGGCCGCCGCGCTCCATGCGGGCCCGTATGAGAAAGCCTTCGATACATTGCCGATAAGCAAAGAAACCTGCATAATGATCTGCACGCACGGTCATGCGCACGACCTGCTCTGCCTGCGGAAGGCGCTGGGGACCAGCGCCGCCTACATCGGCGTCATCGCGAGCAAAAATAAGGCACAACTGTTCCGTGAGCAGCTCGAGGAGGAGGGGATCAGCGTTGACGAGCGGGTGTACAGCCCTATCGGTCTTGACCTCGGCGACAGCTCGCCCGGACAGATTGCCCTGAGCGTGATGGCTGAGATCGTGAAGCTCATGTCCGGAGGCACCGGCGCCCACAAGCGCCTGGCGTGAACGTCGCCTAGAGGTAGGCACTAAATGACTGAAGGAGTAGCCCTTTTAAGCAAGGCTAACAGCCATATATTCAGACAGGGAGCGAGATTCCGGAACGGGCAGCTTATCTTCTAGTAATCCCTTTATATGCATTTCAATAGCTTCATGCATATTGCGCTCGACTTCTTCTACGGTTTTACCAGTAGCAACGCAACCGGGTAAATCGGGTGAGTAAGCCGAGTAGTTCTTCGCTGCCTTTTCTATAACCACTAAATACCGATACATGGATTACTTCCTTTCCTTTAATTGGGCCTGTTTTAAGATACTGTTCAGAGTTCCTGGCGCCAGATCATCGCCTGGATGTCCGGCAATGGTCACTCGACCTAATTTGGCTGGATGTTTATATTGGCAATGACTTCCCTTTGTTTTTACAGGATACTAACCATCTGACTCTATCAATTTAATTATATCACGGACTTTCATTCACTTTATTTGTTTTAGTAAAGACCGCAATTCTAGAACAGGTTTCGGAAAATCATGCCAGCGATTCTCCCAGCATACTAAACGATCAAAAGAATCTAGCGGATGATTCCAATTTGAGCGCGACAAGATATACTTTAATTCTACCTTAAACTCGCAATTTTTCCGATCATCATAGCATACAGCGTCGATACCCTTGCCTTTGTTCAATTCGAGAATCTGCCATGGAATAATTCCTTTAGCACATAGTATAGAAAATAGTGCGATTACCCCCGATTCATCTTGTGGGGCATAAGGAAATCCCTCCATCCCTGTTCTCTCCCATTTCTTTCTCCTTGTCCTTTGAGGTATTGGGGGAATCGCCCGCGCTTGCTCCTTAATTGGTTCGTAATGCTCTTCCTTGGGTGCCTGATTATCTTCTTTTGGCTTCTCGGCAGCAGGTTTTATCTTCAAAGAAGCTGGCAATCTGACTTTGCCTTGTAGAATAGCGTTTTCGATAAATACTCCTAAGGTCAACCAGCGCTTTTTGGGAAACCACAACTTGAATTTCTTTTGTTCTAGGGTCTTTGGGAATCTGCCGAGCTGATTAATCGCTTCCTGGAGACGGACAAAATATATTTCATCAGGGATGAATTTATTTCTTATCTTCGGCTTGTAACCGGCCTTTGTACAGTAGGCCGACCATGTTATTCCGCCTTCCCGAATTTGATAATCAGAAAACTGTGCTCCATGATTGAGATAGTCCCGCTTGCCGAGTTCATCGCCTGGTTTTAACCCGATATTGCGAGCAACTCTTCGAATATCATCTACAATTTCCTGTTTCACAATTGACATTATAGCTCATATGTAGGCCGTTTGCAGTCGTGGATTGAAAATTAGACTGTGCTGGGATATACTATTGCCTCGTCGGAGAGATAGCTGGTTATGATAATAACCGTTTCACTTTTTGGTGAGTATAGAAAATACGCCCGCGAGGCAGAGTTCGAGATCGAGATACCCGAGCAGGGGACCGCGCTCACCATCGTTGAGAAGCTAGGCATACCGCGCTCTCCATCGCTCTGGGTGCTCGTGGATGGGAAGCGCGCATCGCTTGATCATGAATTACATGAAGGGAGCAGGGTTTCGTTCTTCCAACCAGTGGGCGGGGGCTAATATTTTTGTAGGGGCTGGATTTATCCAGCCCGCAGTGATAAGGAACGGGCGTGATGAATCACGCCCCTACGGGTAGTGCACAAGAAGGTTTGTCATGGGCACATACAAATATATCGGCAAGAGAATCGCGAGGATTGACGCCAGGCCGAAGGTTGATGGGAGCTTGAAGTATCCCTCCGACCTCTACGTGGAGGGTATGATCTGGGGCAGGGTGCTCAGGGCGAGATATCCTCACGCGCTCATCAAGTCGATCGACACCTCTGAGGCGGAGCGGTTGCCCGGTGTGGTGGCGGTGCTCACGCACAAAGACATACAGGGTTCCAATCGGTTCGGCATCGAGCGCCAGGATCAACCGGTGCTCTGCGAGGACAGGGTCCGCTATGTCGGGGACGCGGTGGCGCTCGTGGGCGCTGAGACAAAAGAGATCGCCGAAGAGACGCTCAGCCTGATCAAAGTTGACTACGAACAACTTCCTCTGGTCGATGATCCACGAAGGGCCCTGGAGAAAGATACAATCAAACTTCACGAGAAGGGGAATATCGTCCACGAGCTCCACTTCACGCGCGGCGATATACAGAAGGGTTTTTCTCAAGCGGATGTCATTGTCGAGAACACGTACTCAATGCAGATGATGGACCACGCCTTCCTGGAGACCGAGGCGGGCCTCGCCTATGTTGACATGGACGGCGTACTCACCATTCACTCCTGCGGCCAGTACGCATTCAGAGACGTGACACAGATAGCCCGGGCGCTCGACCACCCTCCGGAAAAAATACGGATGATCGAACCATACACCGGCGGCGCGTTCGGCGGCAAGGACGAGGTGACCGTCCAGATACTCCTGGCCCTGCTGGCGCTAAAGACGGGCAGGCCGTCGAAGATCTGGTTCGGGCGGGAGGAGCACTTCATCTCGTGCACGCACCGCCATCCCGTAGAAATGAGGGTGAAGACGGGCGCCACGAGGGGAGGAAAGCTCATCGCCCATGAGGTGTGGGCACTTCAGGATGGGGGTGCCTACGCGAGCCTGAGCGGGCCGGTGCTCTGCCTGGTGGTCGAGCACTGCTGCGGCCCGTACCTGATTCCCAACCTCAAGGTGGATGGCTGGGCGGTCTATACCAACAATGGCATGAGCGGAGCGTTCAGGGGATTCGGGGCCACGCAAGCCCACGTGGCGATGGAATCGCAGATGAATATCCTGGCGGAGAAACTGGGTATGGATCCACTCTCCCTGCGGGCCAGGAATGTGATCAGGCGAGGGGACATATTCGGCATCGGCCAGGATATGGTCATGGCGTTCGGGGTCGACAAGTCGCTGGAGAAGGCGATGGAGCACCCACTCTGGAAGGGGCGCGAGCGCCTCAAGCGTGAGGTCAATGACGGCAGCGTGAATAACAGATGGAAGAGGCGCGGGATCGGCGTCGCGTGCTCCTTCCAGGGGAGCGGCCTCGGGAAGGGGTTGCCGGACTACGCCGCCACCACGCTCGAGTTGAACACGGACGGATCGATCAATCTTTTCCAGGGCACGATAGAGATCGGGCAGGGGAGCTACACGGGGATCGCCCAGGTAGCGGCTGAGATCCTTGATGTGCCCCTCGATCGGATCCACTTCGTAGGCGGCGACACAAAAAAGACGCTGGATTCGGGGACAACAACGGCCTCCCGGGTCATGTATGCCGCGGGCAAGGCGACACTTCTCGCGGCGAGAGAAATGATACGGAGGTTGAAAGAAGAGGCGGCGAAGAAACTGAACGTGTCTCCTGACATGCTGGTCGTGGAGGAAGAGGCAATCCGCGTCAAAGGAGGAAAACAATCCTTAACGTACCACGAAGTCGCAGGTGCGCTCAAGGAGCCGCTCAAGGCGGAAGGGGTATTCAATATTCCTCTCGCGGACAAGGAGTTTTCAATCGGTCTTCCCCACCTTGTATTCTGCTCCAACACGCAGATCGTACTCCTCGACGTCGATACCCTGACGGGTGAGGTGGAGGTGAAGAAAGTTGTGGCGATCCCCGACTGCGGGACAGTCATCAACCCATTGAATGTGGAGGGGCAGAGTGAGGGAGGGATTGTCATGGGGATGGGGTACGCGCTCTATGAAGAGAATCTGCTCGAGAAGGGGTATTTCAAAAATACCAGCCTCTCCACGTATATCCTCCCCTCGAGCTGGGAGGCCCCCGAGGTGGAAACCTGCCCCGTGGAGGTGCCTGAGGAATCGGGCCCGTTTGGCGCGAGGAGCGTCGCCGAGGTGGTGACCACGCCGACCGCCCCCGCCATACTCAACGCGCTCTATGACGCGATCGGCGTCAGGTTCACGGAGCTGCCGGTGACGCCGGAGAAGATAATCGCGGCGCTGGCAGAGAAAAAGCAAGATTGATTATCACCACGGAACCACGGAGATTAACGTTCGGCACAGATAAACACAGATAAACACAGATGGACACAGATGGACACAGATAATGGGAACAGGATGGACGGGGATGGCCACGGATTGAGTGGAGAGGGGAACCACTGCAGAGAAAGACATAACCACTGAAGACACTGAAGGCACTGAAAGATTCAAACAAACGGTACCTCAGTGTATTCAGTGTTTTCAGTGGTGAGAAATAATCTGTGTTTATCCGTGCGAATCTGTGTTCATCTGTGGTTCACCTTGAATGCAGAGAAAAAAGGAAATGATAAAAGTGCGATTCATTGCGAACGGTAAAAGGGTGGAGGTGGAGACTTCTCCGACCCGGACGCTCCTGGACATCCTCCGCGAGGATCTCGGCCTCACCGGGACGAAGGAAGGATGCGCAAAAGGAGAGTGTGGCGCCTGCACGGTCGTCATG from the Candidatus Auribacterota bacterium genome contains:
- a CDS encoding xanthine dehydrogenase family protein molybdopterin-binding subunit encodes the protein MGTYKYIGKRIARIDARPKVDGSLKYPSDLYVEGMIWGRVLRARYPHALIKSIDTSEAERLPGVVAVLTHKDIQGSNRFGIERQDQPVLCEDRVRYVGDAVALVGAETKEIAEETLSLIKVDYEQLPLVDDPRRALEKDTIKLHEKGNIVHELHFTRGDIQKGFSQADVIVENTYSMQMMDHAFLETEAGLAYVDMDGVLTIHSCGQYAFRDVTQIARALDHPPEKIRMIEPYTGGAFGGKDEVTVQILLALLALKTGRPSKIWFGREEHFISCTHRHPVEMRVKTGATRGGKLIAHEVWALQDGGAYASLSGPVLCLVVEHCCGPYLIPNLKVDGWAVYTNNGMSGAFRGFGATQAHVAMESQMNILAEKLGMDPLSLRARNVIRRGDIFGIGQDMVMAFGVDKSLEKAMEHPLWKGRERLKREVNDGSVNNRWKRRGIGVACSFQGSGLGKGLPDYAATTLELNTDGSINLFQGTIEIGQGSYTGIAQVAAEILDVPLDRIHFVGGDTKKTLDSGTTTASRVMYAAGKATLLAAREMIRRLKEEAAKKLNVSPDMLVVEEEAIRVKGGKQSLTYHEVAGALKEPLKAEGVFNIPLADKEFSIGLPHLVFCSNTQIVLLDVDTLTGEVEVKKVVAIPDCGTVINPLNVEGQSEGGIVMGMGYALYEENLLEKGYFKNTSLSTYILPSSWEAPEVETCPVEVPEESGPFGARSVAEVVTTPTAPAILNALYDAIGVRFTELPVTPEKIIAALAEKKQD
- a CDS encoding nucleotidyltransferase family protein; amino-acid sequence: MLSAIVLAAGESKRMGRPKAILEFGASTFLETICARLREARMDEVIVVLGAHADEVMSAVRLPRARVVINREFSRGQLSSLQCGLGGVDERSAGALVALVDHPLVAPSTYRGLRAAWESSPEKIAVTRFMGRGGHPIIFPRALFSELMEAPPEVGARAVLMRDAGRVRWIGFDDPGIVADIDSPEDYKKFVKIV
- a CDS encoding inositol-3-phosphate synthase encodes the protein MTNTIRIAIAGVGNCASSLIQGIEYYRRNSDAAHDTALGLMHWEIHGYTPKDIEVVAAIDIDRRKVGQPLHEAIFAKPNCTKTIIPDMPPSRVIVQAGPLLDGLSPHMREYDEDKIFLPSDAKPCDVEKLIRESGAEILLNYLPVGAQKATEFYARCCLNTGVSFINCMPVFIVSDPAWAKEFHDRGIPIAGDDIKAQVGATIVHRTLTKLFEDRGVKLDRTYQLNTGGNTDFLNMLNHDRLKSKRISKTDAVQSQLRTPLEPDNIHIGPSDYVPWQKDNKVCFLRMEGRGFAAVPLNIELRLSVEDSPNSGGVAIDVIRCCKIARERKIGGPLHSVCAYAMKHPPEQMSDNEAREHMQEFIRGGSARA
- the upp gene encoding uracil phosphoribosyltransferase; the encoded protein is MPVIVTEHPLISDCLAHLRNRRTGPLEFRQYLRRAALLLICETVRDFPLKRARITTPLGRIRGEVLADPRVVAVPILRAGLGMLGALLDLFPDAIVGMIGLRRDEKTFSPREYYHSLPENLSGETAIILDPMLATGGSLLAAIALLKKKKAGDIRAVTLVAAPEGVRRVERRYPEVRVHTASIDARLNKNAYIVPGIGDAGDRIFGTDKYCVAPRRHKEHGE
- a CDS encoding MoaD/ThiS family protein produces the protein MIITVSLFGEYRKYAREAEFEIEIPEQGTALTIVEKLGIPRSPSLWVLVDGKRASLDHELHEGSRVSFFQPVGGG
- a CDS encoding XdhC/CoxI family protein, giving the protein MDDELDLFEKLVEAKRRGRSVALATVVATHKSSPRKAGARMLVYADGSIAGTIGGGVLEALVIGEAKKAIADGRPIKVAYSLDPQNPDNITMCCGGEIEIFIDVIRAHAPLVIFGGGHVGEKIARLAELIGIPYIIADDRKEYANRERFPSAAALHAGPYEKAFDTLPISKETCIMICTHGHAHDLLCLRKALGTSAAYIGVIASKNKAQLFREQLEEEGISVDERVYSPIGLDLGDSSPGQIALSVMAEIVKLMSGGTGAHKRLA
- a CDS encoding type II toxin-antitoxin system HicB family antitoxin, which produces MYRYLVVIEKAAKNYSAYSPDLPGCVATGKTVEEVERNMHEAIEMHIKGLLEDKLPVPESRSLSEYMAVSLA